A region of Micromonospora sp. WMMD882 DNA encodes the following proteins:
- a CDS encoding copper resistance protein CopC produces the protein MSGMTAVNPRRTVPRPLARLVAAAGLLVTLVALLLAPASPASAHAVLVSSSPAAETVVPSPPAEVVLTFSEAVRKVPDRIRVIAPDGSRADRGEPNFSGSLVTVAVDPAGARGTYLVSYRVVSADSHPVSGAFTYSVGAPSTVPVDTGTDSRADPAVGVAVKVARFLTYAGLLLLVGPLLMLGVFWPGRLDRRGPARVAWAGLGVLLLGTLAGLWTQVPYTVGGGLFDVDGAGFRDVLGSDFGVTHLVRLGLLAASALLLRPVLSGRGGRADRVILAILGGAALLTWPLAGHAAASPAPPLTIFVDAVHLGGMAVWLGGLVVLAVFLLPRADERELGAILPVWSRWAALAVTALLLAGTVNGLIEVGSPEKLVSTTYGRLLLVKIVLFVLVIGVAAVSRQLVRRWSAAARPRPLRRALWLELAVAAVVLGVSATLVQTPPARTTAADSGGSAVTSFSTTLTSPIYSLQVEVTPAERGNNSVHLYAYAPDGSPQPVAEWRVTAALPAAGIEAIEVPLLPLTDNHATGEISLPAAGDWQFRFTVRTSDIDQATVTATVPVR, from the coding sequence ATGAGCGGTATGACTGCCGTGAACCCCCGCCGTACGGTCCCCCGACCCCTGGCCCGGCTGGTCGCCGCCGCCGGGCTGCTGGTCACCCTGGTCGCCCTGCTGCTCGCGCCGGCCAGTCCGGCGAGCGCGCACGCGGTGCTGGTGAGCAGCAGTCCGGCCGCCGAGACGGTGGTGCCGAGCCCGCCGGCCGAGGTGGTGCTGACGTTCAGCGAGGCGGTCCGCAAGGTGCCCGACCGGATCCGGGTGATCGCGCCGGACGGGTCGCGGGCCGACCGGGGGGAGCCGAACTTCTCCGGCAGCCTGGTCACGGTGGCCGTCGACCCGGCCGGCGCGCGCGGGACGTACCTGGTCAGCTACCGGGTGGTGTCGGCGGACAGCCACCCCGTCTCGGGGGCGTTCACGTACTCGGTCGGCGCGCCGTCGACCGTGCCGGTGGACACCGGCACGGACAGCCGCGCCGACCCGGCGGTGGGCGTCGCGGTCAAGGTCGCCAGATTCCTCACGTACGCGGGTCTGCTCCTGCTGGTCGGGCCGCTGTTGATGCTCGGGGTGTTCTGGCCGGGCCGGCTCGACCGGCGCGGTCCGGCCCGGGTCGCCTGGGCCGGGCTCGGGGTGCTGCTGCTGGGCACCCTGGCCGGCCTCTGGACGCAGGTGCCGTACACCGTCGGCGGCGGCCTGTTCGACGTGGACGGCGCCGGCTTCCGGGACGTGCTGGGCAGCGACTTCGGGGTGACCCATCTGGTCCGGTTGGGGCTGTTGGCGGCCTCGGCGCTGCTGCTGCGGCCGGTGTTGTCCGGCCGGGGCGGCCGGGCCGACCGGGTGATCCTGGCGATCCTCGGCGGGGCGGCGCTGCTCACCTGGCCGTTGGCCGGGCACGCGGCGGCCTCGCCGGCCCCGCCGCTGACCATCTTCGTGGATGCGGTGCACCTGGGAGGCATGGCCGTCTGGCTGGGTGGGCTGGTCGTGCTCGCGGTGTTCCTGCTGCCCCGGGCCGACGAGCGGGAGTTGGGCGCGATCCTGCCGGTCTGGTCGCGCTGGGCGGCGCTCGCGGTGACCGCCCTGCTGCTGGCCGGCACGGTGAACGGCCTGATCGAGGTGGGCTCCCCGGAGAAGCTGGTGAGCACCACCTACGGTCGGCTGCTGCTCGTCAAGATCGTGCTGTTCGTGCTGGTGATCGGGGTGGCCGCGGTCTCCCGTCAGCTCGTCCGCAGGTGGAGCGCGGCGGCCCGGCCCCGGCCGCTGCGGCGGGCGCTGTGGCTGGAGCTGGCGGTCGCGGCGGTGGTGCTCGGGGTCTCTGCGACGCTGGTGCAGACCCCACCGGCGCGGACCACCGCCGCCGACTCCGGCGGCTCGGCGGTCACCTCGTTCAGCACCACGTTGACCAGCCCGATCTACTCGCTCCAGGTGGAGGTGACCCCGGCCGAACGGGGCAACAACTCGGTGCACCTGTACGCGTACGCGCCGGACGGCTCGCCGCAGCCGGTGGCCGAGTGGCGGGTCACGGCGGCGCTGCCGGCGGCCGGGATCGAGGCGATCGAGGTGCCGCTGCTGCCGCTGACCGACAACCACGCCACCGGGGAGATCAGCCTGCCGGCCGCCGGGGACTGGCAGTTCCGGTTCACCGTACGCACGTCCGACATCGACCAGGCCACGGTGACCGCCACCGTGCCCGTACGTTAG
- a CDS encoding zf-HC2 domain-containing protein translates to MTCDDVRAALSARLDGEDPGAPPATLDAHTDSCPGCRGWLTRAEQVTRLVRVQPVAVPDLTAGVLAAVAAEAAAARAAATAAVRARRQVLRVAVAVAAAAQLAVALPILLAGLGMGVDPHVSREMASFDVALAVGFALAAYRPERAQAFVPVAFVLAVCLAGTSAVDIANSTTALVHEIGHLAAVVQAGLLWALGRVTRQLDRPLSTPAVAAHG, encoded by the coding sequence ATGACATGCGACGACGTACGCGCGGCGCTGTCGGCGCGGCTCGACGGCGAGGACCCGGGCGCCCCGCCGGCCACGCTCGACGCGCACACGGATTCCTGCCCCGGCTGCCGGGGCTGGCTGACCCGGGCCGAGCAGGTGACCCGACTGGTCCGGGTGCAGCCGGTGGCCGTACCCGATCTGACCGCCGGGGTGCTGGCGGCGGTGGCCGCCGAGGCGGCGGCGGCGCGTGCCGCCGCCACAGCCGCCGTCCGGGCCCGCCGGCAGGTGCTGCGGGTGGCGGTGGCGGTGGCCGCCGCGGCCCAGCTCGCGGTGGCGTTGCCGATCCTTCTCGCCGGCCTCGGCATGGGGGTGGATCCGCACGTCAGCCGGGAGATGGCCTCCTTCGACGTGGCGCTCGCGGTGGGCTTCGCGCTGGCCGCGTACCGGCCGGAGCGGGCCCAGGCGTTCGTCCCGGTCGCGTTCGTGCTCGCCGTCTGCCTGGCCGGCACCAGCGCGGTCGACATCGCCAACTCGACCACCGCCCTGGTGCACGAGATCGGTCACCTGGCGGCGGTGGTCCAGGCCGGTCTGCTCTGGGCGCTGGGCCGGGTCACCCGCCAACTCGATCGGCCGCTGTCGACACCTGCCGTGGCGGCGCACGGGTGA
- a CDS encoding sigma-70 family RNA polymerase sigma factor, whose translation MDATRAGGADAATAWALTARGGDPVAQAALVRLTQAEVWRFVAALTGPGDADDLTQETYLRAFRALPSFEGRASARTWLLGIARRACADHLRTVVRRRRLDDRLTAQAHTDRPHPDPAGHLGASDLLRRLPDDRREAFVLTQVLGLSYAEAAAVAGVPVGTIRSRVARARGELVEAVGEALTS comes from the coding sequence GTGGACGCGACCAGGGCCGGCGGGGCGGACGCGGCGACGGCGTGGGCGCTGACCGCGCGCGGCGGAGACCCGGTCGCCCAGGCGGCCCTCGTCCGGCTCACCCAGGCCGAGGTGTGGCGGTTCGTGGCCGCGCTGACCGGGCCGGGCGACGCGGACGACCTCACCCAGGAGACCTACCTGCGGGCGTTCCGGGCGCTGCCGTCGTTCGAGGGTCGGGCGAGCGCCCGCACCTGGCTGCTCGGCATCGCCCGGCGGGCCTGCGCCGACCACCTGCGGACCGTGGTCCGCCGCCGGCGACTCGACGACCGGCTCACCGCCCAGGCGCACACCGACCGGCCGCACCCCGACCCGGCCGGGCACCTCGGCGCGAGCGACCTGCTGCGCCGCCTGCCCGACGACCGGCGGGAGGCGTTCGTGCTGACCCAGGTCCTCGGCCTGTCGTACGCGGAGGCCGCGGCGGTGGCGGGCGTGCCGGTGGGCACGATCCGCTCCCGGGTGGCCCGGGCCCGCGGCGAGCTGGTCGAGGCGGTCGGCGAGGCCCTCACCAGTTGA